In Spodoptera frugiperda isolate SF20-4 chromosome 31, AGI-APGP_CSIRO_Sfru_2.0, whole genome shotgun sequence, the genomic window CTTGCCTGTTTAGATTCACTCATTATTTTAAACCTACATGCAACTACATAAAGTTTCAATGTACATAAAGACCCATATCAAAATATTGCCACATTTCCTCATTGTGACACAGAGTTTACATGAacaattgattattttttccTATGTTCATTGCTTTAGAAGCCCCTATGCAATTGGTAGGTAGTACATTGCATAACTGCAACGTATGTACATCAATATAATACACATCCATCACGAGGCAAACCCACGAGACGGTAATGTTAGTTTCAATGTCACGACAATCACAATCTAATTATTGGTACACGCAAAATAACACATGTTCTAGttaccaacaaataaataaccacGTAGGCAATCGTCACCAACaacattttatagttataagATAGACGAAACTAagtatttacattgtaataaccAAGCATTTAacgtaaatgtttataaataaaagatattagATGATGTAAAATATACCCGAACCACCAAGATGAACATTTGTTACACCACGGAATGCATTTATCTCTAAATATATCAATACCACTGTTATATTACATTaaagatttatattattaagtataaaaaatatattacttacagTTTCAAGAATAATTTCTGAGGCACAAATGATATTCAGCATTCTAACGAGTTTATGAAACACCCAATGTACGAGAGagactaacaaataaaacaaagacaaTTCAATATGGCAACCTAACCTGGCATTTTAGCAATGCCATAGACAAAGAGCTACCCACAGACTAAAAGGCCAACCATACAGAacaaaacaagtaatacatgaaatattatattactttcaaaattagttattataatatgtatataggtagaatacatatttttatcggATTACAACCAGAAAAATAGTCTCGATGGATTTGCTCCATCTCATCTCAATCATCATTCAGTCAGCTGATATATCAAAAATTGACACTGACAGCAAGTCAATTTGACATATATTTTAGGTTATATATGTGACAAATGAAATTCTTCATTTGAgatgcaataaaaacaaactgttGTAACTCATAATAATACTAcctcattaaaatttttaagaATTCTCCATGATGTCTAACGAGGAACCCACTGACCTGGATTGGGTGCAGCTCCGCAAAGAAATGGGAGCGCACCAGCATGTCGAAACAACTAGTGAAAAATTCGGAAGAAAATTTTCTGAGAATCCTTTCGTTCCTATCGGTATGATCGTAGAGCATTTTAGTTGAAAATTTATCAGTTTTATCACATTAATATAATGTCTATGCTGTATTCCAATGTATTTATCCTCTTGGAAATGAACTTTCATAGTAGCTATTAACAAGATACTTATGCAATAGCTTAAAATATGATAACCAGATTATtgctcaatattttttcatgcaATAGGAATAAAGAAACATCAGACAAAGTTATGGCgccaatgttaattaaaaaccaacaaaaatatattgtcaCTTTCCAGGGTGTTTTGCCACAGCAGGAGCTCTGTCATATGGACTTTGGAGCTTCAGAACAGGGCGCAAAAAGATGTCTCAGCAAATGATGCGACTCAGAATAGTCGCACAAGGATTTACAATCACTGCTTTAGTTGTTGGTGTCATGATGACAACCGGGAAAAGTCTAACAAAGTAGTTTCTGCGATTCATTTGATATTATTGATTTTACAATTTTCAATAAGACACAATGGATATTtaagtagtatttttattaaatagaataatCTCATCTGAggtatttttaatatatgtCATCATAGTATATTAGCATGTTGAGTATTCAAACACTGAAATGTAaaacacacatattttttagtCAATGTTTTAggagtttgtaaataaaaacgatAAGGTTCTTGTGCTTTGCTGGTTGTtgcataataattgattaatttattcatattgcccagctaaaaaaatgtaaattaagtagtataaatattatataatgtttaATCTGTAAATGCATCATGcttgtttttgcttttaaagttttaatctACCCTCTAGATGTAAATCATgagagtatatttttatagcaatatAAGCTTCTTTCAAATTCAGCATAATAAAATGTAGACCATAATGTTTTTCCTATCAATCACCCCAAATTTATAGCATTGTCTGTATTTTTCAAAGTACatgtagaaaatataatacttttatgtAGTATTCTtggattttaaaaataagagaGAGATTTGACCACACATCAACCATTCCAAAATACTTGGTTAAAAACTGCATACTATAGTACTTGTACATCAAAGTTGCTAGTAGTATGCTTAAAGTTTCACCTTACTATGCTTACTACTTGAGTAAAACAGTTTAATGTCTTCCCTAGCCACTTGACCGAGGTCTTTTGTGGATTAAAATCCCAtacattccataaaaataaaaaattaccacAATGTTGTAATACGACAGAATATAAGACAAACTGCTTGCTGAAAAGAAAGCCGTTGCTTTTGCTTGAAAAGATGCTGCCGCCTTCATAGTACTCTAATTAGTAAAccaaaattgaaattaataactaatGTGTTCTTATTTTTGTGCCAAATGACCAGTattcaaaacttaaaaaagCGCTGTATGGTGGATCGATCGTAGACTATTCATTCATTTTTCATAATTCATTCATTTCACTGTCATGTAAAAGGTTCATGTCAGACAGTAAAAGTTCAATGGgttcaatcaatcaattatttttgtttttgttgacgCTCTCCCACTCAGTTcctattatttttacacattaaaaACATGAAGATAGTCATTATTTTAGAAACAACTAGATGATATAAATTGCTCTGTATTGGACAGtgtatttagaaaatatattaatttatcagaAATACCCACCTACCTAATAATGAATGGGTTTATAGCTGTGCATtgtggtaatttatttttttacgataaaagacgtaaattaaaatagatcGGATAATATGTTGTAACCATTACCGTAATCTAGTAGCTACTAAGTTCTACAACAAATTTCAGGTGCTGGTTATCACAGTGATACATTGAAAAAGGAATATCAAAAAACTTGTTATCTAGCATGCAGGAAAGCTGCCACTGCCCTCCAGCAAGGTGGTAACGCCGTAGATGCGGTAGAGAAGGCCATAATAGGTTAGTATTTTCTATTGATTTTTCATACCCTCCATTCCAATTGGTATTGAAATctatatgaaaataacagttTATGAGTGACTAATTAACTTACCTGCCTGCCCATCAATTTATTCTCAATTATTATCCTATCGTTTTGTTATTATTCCAGAATTAGAAAATAGTCCACTAACTAATGCTGGCTATGGATCAAACCTAAGTTGGAATGGCACTGTAGAATGTGATGCTTCTCTCATGAATGGTCAAACATTGCATTTTGGAGCCTGTGGAGCTGTTTCAAATGTATGGAATCCAATCACATTAGCCAAACAGTTGTGCATAAAACAATGTGATAATTTGTCTTTGGGTCGAGTCCCTCCTTGCATTCTTACTGGACATGGAGCTCGTTCTTGGGCACAAAGACTGGGACTAGAAATTGTAGAAGATCACAAAATGGTCTCAGCACGCGCATTTCGAAACTATAAACATTGTAAAAGAAAGCTGAAAAGATATTCCAtacaaaatgatattaaatttaGTCCTCTAGACACAGTTGGGGCAATTTGTGTGGATTCTAATGGTATTGTAGCTTCTGGAGCTAGTTCTGGTGGTGTTTCATTGAAGCATGAAGGCAGAGTTGGCCAGGCTGCATCTTTTGGCAGTGGAGTTTGGGCAGTAATGAGCAGGGATGGCACAAAACCTTCAGTGGCCTCTTGCACCTCTGGATGTGGGGAACATTTGATCAGAACACAGCTGGCTAAAAATTCTGCAGAAAGTTTGCTTGACCCTTCTCCAGTTTTAGGACTTGACAAATGTTTGAAAGAAAATTTCCTACAGTCACCTTTTTTATGGGATGTCCCCGATAGGCTTGGTGGAACCTTAGCTTTGAAATTTGATGCACTGAATGGAGAAGGAGAATTACTTTGGGGGCACACTACAAAAACAATGTGTATTGGATACATGTCAACTGAAAGTGACAGACCAAAGGTATAGACTATACTTTTTCATGTTTTGAAATTGTAACCAATGTTTTTCCAAACGTTTGGTTGATGAAAcatgattataatatgtattaatttcgTACATTTTCAGTGCATAATTTCTTATCTGCCACAAAAGGTGGAACCAGGCCAGAAAGCAGTTGTATCAGGACAGTCATTCAAACTGTCAATGCAGCCCTGTCCTGTACAGTGGGAGGTAAAAGCAGAGTCTGGTTGTAATGGATCTCTTCTagaataatgtaatatatttagatgtaagcacaaataaataaaatgtgtgaaGTGCAGTTGGAAAATAAAGTTCATAGTACCATgtggttttttatttaatcattcaCTCTACACTGGCAGATGTTATCTTCAGTAAGGAcaatataaagttaataaataataattttattgacttattttgtattgtcctaatatttcaaagaaaacacaATGCAATGTTTAATAAGAACTGTATTCGAGAAGTTAAATGTGTGTGCTAAAATATAAATTCGGTGAGAGGCATTTATTAAGTACCTTactataataaagtaaattacaaataatatcaaaaaaatgGAGTTAAAATCATAAGTCATTGTATGTCCATGGATAAATAAATCAGTACATTTTTGTGCTTCACCTAAATTAGGAAAAAGTAGCCTTTACTTCAATTATTACCAAATAATTTGGAAGTCAGACATTTTTTGTCAAAAGctgtttatcaaataaatattataatcacaCTTTAAACAATTTTCTGCAATGATTTCATCACAGTGATGAAAAGCACCATCTTTAGTACCAATAAACaagtatattattaacattCGATTAAATCAAATTATGGGGCATCAAAAGGCACTAGTCTACAACAATAATGTACTTGCTGCTATTTAATAACTGTTTCAGAGGTCCACTGCTAAGTATATTTCtatgaaaaacaaatatacatcATCCAATTTATAATGAATTGAATATGAGAAAGatttacaaagtttttttaGTTGTTAACACAATAAACTTAATCTACCTATTTATGATCGCAAAGTACCTACGACAATGCAACATAAGCTGTCATATTACGTTTGTTTGTACTGGAACAAAAtgtgtaatgaaatattaataaagattaCTGTAACTGTAATAATATCATTAACTTCTTATTAAAAGAAACTAGagataaacatacaaaataggTACACTAAGTACttgtacaataataacatacaaataaaatatatttgtacataAGTGCTTGACAcacaaaatataagtaaagaATATCATACAATATGTACCAAAAGCTGATggttaactttattgtgattatttttatagaatacattattttgaaCAATATAATCATGGTAATATAAAAGCAATGGTTTTGTCATTTTGGTACATTGCATTACATACACATGTTATGTTAGACGAGGAGTCTAATAAAAAGAGAGCATTCAGTACCTATTCCATTCTCGTCACAACCATCGCtaaatttataaattctatgtacaaaataatttactccagaaaaataatattccatATTTTCGGCATTTTCAGCTTGGTACATAGTATACGGAAAGATAACCTATCAAATACATACACTGAGAAAcgataatacaataatattatgtattccaGAAGTCACAGATATCACTGGCAAGGCAATAAACTAAGAAAAACATCACAAAGTGTAGGTATTGTATTAATCAAACtacaaattaaacttatatttacatgaataaaaaagatttacataaattttattgatgCATCTTAATAGCCTCAAAAtaagtttgagtattaatctcaaaaagtaaagtaaataaaatgtatttaatctaaaatagtaaattatttggtcctgtaaaataaaattgatccatacattacattaaaattattccaCTGTTAAATAGCAAGCTTTATGCTATTATGTTGTTAGTCTTTACTACACCGGTAAATCATATATGCTAGTAAATTACTGTAAACTAATTATACTAAGAAGAAATGTTCCTAAAGAGAGAAAAAACAGGCTTCATTTACGTGATTCTATTTGTAgacaattatattttagaacAGCTGCCCTAAATGTTTTGTACAGTgcgtaaagtttaaaataaatatcaacaaacaaaaatcttaGTCATGTCTAGGTACCATTCATACctttttcatagaaaataaattaagtttgtacttaattttattatttcaaaataattagctGCCTTATAAACCATGATTATTGATGCATCCAAACTATGAAACCTAATTTTACGTACTATgctgtttattatttactgatATTCGTGTCATAGACGTTTACGTTACAGGTTTTAAAGCTAAACAGGAAATTTATTGTCACCCATATCAACAAAGTAAATGCCAACTAATACtggttcaaaataaaataaaaaagtattttatcacATTATCAAAACATTGCCAATTTGTCTTAAGTATGTTTGCAATATTCCAACCGCGCGATCATATCGAATATCAAAATACAAGGCATCTCATCAGTCTGTAATACATTCCCAACTTCCATCCTAAATTAGTCAATAAACATTCAAAAAATACCTCATACACAACCATACTCGTACCAAATTGCCGATTCTTTCGAGTTATCCGTTTTCTCATTCCGATTTATAGACCTCCTATCATTTCTGAGATCGTCTCTTTCCGGCAAGCTCTCTTCTACTGCAGATCTCGGATGTTCAGACATTGACCTGTGTTGATCTGTGGCTGGTCGATCATTCATGCTTTGACAGGCACCATCACCAATTACAGTCGAAATTCGATTGTATACCAAGTAAGTTGGGTTTTCTTTGATAGGTGTACTTTGTGGCTTAGTATTCAGATTAGCACTAGCATCTTCATCTGCTACGTACACCGTGCGCCTGGTGCCTGCTGTGCCAAATGGTGTTGGTGTTGATGCTGCAAAAATAATTAGATCATAATCaagcattatttttaacaaagttaaactatttaaagactaattatttataatgtacctGCTGGTAGTCCCGTGTCGCCTTCTAGACCTTGGAAACTATTTCTATGGGTAGGTGGAACTGCTTTATGTGGTCGTCGTCTCAACGATGCTCTGATAAGCGCATCGTCACCTCCGCCGCTGTGTATCGAAGTTCCAGAAAGCCTCCGCACAAAATTACTTTCACTGGTCAATCTAGTTGAATCCAAACTTGGAATTGATCCACTCATGTCAATGTTATCCGATTTTTTCAAAAGTTTGTCATCGAACCTTCTTGTGAAACTAGAATCTATGCTGTGTCTGGGGGATTCCGCACTGGGATTTGAAGAACCTTGATCTTGATCAGaatttttcgatattttttctaGTTCTTGGCTACCAGGATCTGATTCACCCGATTCCGACCCAGCCAATGTAAGCTGAGATTTCGATCGACTGGCGTCTTCAATTCGTTTGTTGTTTCTTGTTGGTACTTTATTAATCAAATCTGTACCAGCTTTCCGCACCCTCTTCACAAATGACGCACCAAAGCCACGTCTTTTTGTGGTACAGTTATCCAACTTTTTGTAATGTTCCAtaattttttcttctaatttttctttttgacgACATAAGGCATTCACTTTATctgcaaacattttttcttcttCATGATAATGCTGTTTATCTTTTAGTGAATGAGCAAGTAGTTCGTGATATTGGGTCAACAGTTGTGACACGTGATCCATCAAAGAACGCCTGTCTGCATCTAAACTCTTATTCATTTGAATTAACATTTCACAATGTTGGTTAGTCTTATTAATTTCTAATTCCATACTGGTTATAATCTCAACTTTTGTGTTAACTTCTCCAGAGATCTCAGTATTTCTTAATTTCAGTTGAGTAACTTCACTTCTAAGATTTCTATATTCTTCTTGCATATTTCTGTACTCATTCTTTAATCTGTCACTTGCTGTAAAGAGATTCCTGAAGTCATCCTTGAGTTTAGAATGCTCAGCTCTAAGATTAACCAGGTTTCTAGATTCGATCTTTAAGTTTTCTCTTTCAGCTTCGAAATCTGACACCTTCTTCTCATACTGTGCtaacttttcttttaattccCGATTTTCAAGTTTTAGATCTCTAACAGCGATTTTAACAGGTTCTCTTTCACTAAGCAAAGTTTCATACTCAGTGTTAAGCTGTTCATGAAGTGTCTGTAGAGCCACTTGATCTCTCAGTAGGTTATCTTGTTTATCTTTCAAAACTTCTAACTGTTTGATAATCTCTTCTTTCTCAGCAGCAAGTTGGCTATTAGCTAGCTGTAGGGTCATTTGTTGAGATATCAAAGAACCATTCTGAGAGTTCAAAGTTGCAATGTTTACTTGTAGTTTAGCATTTTCAGCTTGACTACTTTCTAGTGATGCCTGCAATGTCGCAAGATCTGAGGTGAGCTGCTCTATTTGCGGATTGACTATATCATCATTGCTATTTACGTTAACATTGTCATGATTACAATCACATGGAACCAATTTCATTAAATTGGCCTTAGCTGCAATTTCTGAAATCAATCCTTCGTGATCAACATTTGTGATGACTTTTTCCAATAAATCTTCTATACTAACATCTCTACTTAAAATGTCTGTTGCATTAATACCAAGTTTATCCATACAATTtcttaatttatcaaaattgaCCTTTTCTGAAATAAGGTCCTTCTGCAATGTCTGAATGGTTTCAGAATCTACTTTCTTTTGTGATTTAAGCTCTTGAGTCTTTTGTTCTAAGTCTTGGAGTTTGCTTGTCAATGTGTGGCTTATCTCTAGTTCTCTTGTAAGTCTCTCCAATTCCTTCTTTTTGAGTTCAATCTCGGTTGTAAGTTTATCAAGAGAGACATCCTTTTCTTCAACAGCTTCTCTTAATTTGTTAACTTCCCTCTGCAAGTTGTGTGTGTCCCTTTCACTGtatgttaatttagtttttagctCCTCAGTTAGAATAATGAGACCAGTGACCTTATCAGCTTCAGGCTTCAAAATGTTCAGCTCTTTAGTTCTGGCATCCAAAGACTTTTCTAATTCATCTGCTCTTCTTTGAATAGAGTCACATAACATTTGAATTCTCTGTTTATCTTTGGTTATAGATTCTAAATGCTTTTCGAAATCCTGTAATTTGTTCTTTTCTGAATCCCTATCAATTGCTTGTCGGTCTATAAATGTTTTTTGGCTGTCAAAAGAATCTTGTAACTTCCTATTTTCTTCTAGAGCATTTCTGAATACTTCTTCTAGCTCTGAGTTCTGTTGCATAAGCCTGTTACAGTTTTCTTGAAGCTGCtcacattttaatgttaatcTTTTCTTTTCCTTCTCTAGTTCAAGCACTTTATCACTACTCTCTAGTAATGTTTGTTCTCGAAGGCTGTCTATAGTTGATAAAAGTCTCTTATTTTCAAGTTCGAGTTTTAAGGCCCTAGCTTGAGCATTACTCGTCAATTGTTCTGATAAGCTATTCTCGCCGGATTCTAGCGTGCTCTCCCCTTCGTTATCTGTATCTAAATTACTATTATTGCTTTCACTTAATACTGATTTCGTTATGTACTGCAGATGATTGTTTTCTTCAATAAGTTCCTGGATTTTCTGTTGATCTGCATCTCTTTcctttaaaagataaaaacagTAGATGACGTGAAATGTACCAAAtctttgttttatgaaaatttctaTAAGGAAATAATAAACTACTTACCAATGCAATATCGTTGGCTTCCCTCTTCAATTTGATCATAGCTGCTTCTAAAGTAAGGCATTGTTCAGCACGTTTCCGTGCTCTCTGTAGTTGTTCTTCTAAGGCATCTCTTGTTTCCATTAAAGCTTTATTATCTTCGCGAAGTTCTGTAACTCGAGTTTTATAATACTCCGCGTCTGCTAGACGATCACGGTAACGCTGAATTTCTTGTTCTAGCCTATGaacagaaatattattatgtaccctagctaataaataatgttttagtcATATAGCGTAATTATTTACGAGTATTTTAACTTACCTATCACACCGCTCAGCCTTTTCCCTAAGAGCATCAACTTCATCTCTATAGCCTGCCGATTTTCTAGCTTCATTGAACCATTCTTGGCTGTCAGAGCGTAACTTGGCTAGCACTAGCTTGGTGTGTTCTAATTCTTCACGACATTCAGACAACTGTTCCGATTTTTCTTccctgaaatgaaataaataatattaaacaaatatcacaacagtaaatagtttttaaaagcaataaacataatatatttattaagttacattcttaatataattatagacaAGGAAATTAGGTCACTTAGCAAAACGGTTATCATGAATGTtccaaaataaaaacgtttttaataattattgttacaatcagatacttattattaattatgcaGTTTGGTTCCTAAAGAcgcaattaatatttaaaaacttatttactttgATATAAATGAGGAAGGACCTAATTTCATTGTCCACcagtatatttttatcatataaaaaatactcacaATTCTTGTCTTTGCTTCCTCAGGCGTGCTTTCCAGTCAGCCAGCTCGACAGCAAGATGTTGGCTATCGCCATTATTTTGGTTGACATTCTGTGTAGACCTATTCTTTCCATTTTTGTTCTCATTGTCATTCTCGCACAAACCTTCGTGAAGTACTAGGGAAGCCCAGTTTTGTAAGTAGTGATCACGTTCTTTAGCTAACCGACGCATGTGATTAAACATCGTCGGTGATTGAAAAAGATCGATGGCATCTGGCGTCAAAACCACAGTCTGCATGTCTGTAACCTTCAAAAAGTATCGTAATTTGTATGGTGTTGATTAGGTGTGAAATTAAGAGCTTTTGATAAGTAAACTTTTGCTATGACGTTGTGAGTTCCAATCTCTCATTGATTGGGAAATCAattgtttacttaaaattataaaataactatcaaGGTACTTGAACTCTGAACATAACTAGAGAAAAGTACCTCTGGTAAAAATTTCGTACTATTAAACTGGCTTTGTAagacattttgtatttgatttgtATGTTCTAAGTATCATTAGAACAGCCAACTTTGCGTAATATTTGACAACCAGTTACTCATGTTGAAGATTTGTCATGGACATTCTACTTAACAGTTTATTGCGACTTTGTAAGGTCTGTTTACgaaagataaataaacacaGTATGTGTGAATAGTTTTATACTAAAGTTTATGGtgttattaaaacttttatttgaataaaaatataaataaaataaatacatattcaaattaataaattaagtatttcatTTTTTGAAAATAGCTTCATTTGTTTCAGTTTCAGTTGCAACTCACAAGCTTTACTATTGCCATAGCCTGCCATACCTGTAGCCAGCCATAgagaaaaatagttttagtgtcctacacattaattaatatctcATCTAAATACATCTAGATACTTCAtacaagtacctaaatattcaAAGTAACTGTAAAATGTCAACTAAAACTTACACAAGAGACAATTGTGAGTCAAGTCATGCTTGACTGGTTCTATTATCAGTTGTATTCTAACTGTGAGACATGCTTGGCTTATGTATGTGTGAACACTTCCTTATACATAGATGACTGACTTCTTTATCCATAAATTACACCTTAAAGGAACCTCATAGGGCCTTGGACACATGACAAATAACTAGGTACCCAAATTTGTAAAATCATATTTCATTTTGGTACTTACAATAATCATTTGTTCACTGGTTGCTCATGTTTCCATCCCAGTGGAGTTACAAAGCTACTGGTTTTACTACTACTAAGTTTTTAACTCtcaataaaataacagaaaaattAATTTGGATAGCTCTGTAATGaattgttttatattcaaaACTTCAAAACAAGTATAACTACTAGATATTATACACATGTGTGTATAATAGT contains:
- the LOC126912931 gene encoding threonine aspartase 1-like, producing the protein MNGFIAVHCGAGYHSDTLKKEYQKTCYLACRKAATALQQGGNAVDAVEKAIIELENSPLTNAGYGSNLSWNGTVECDASLMNGQTLHFGACGAVSNVWNPITLAKQLCIKQCDNLSLGRVPPCILTGHGARSWAQRLGLEIVEDHKMVSARAFRNYKHCKRKLKRYSIQNDIKFSPLDTVGAICVDSNGIVASGASSGGVSLKHEGRVGQAASFGSGVWAVMSRDGTKPSVASCTSGCGEHLIRTQLAKNSAESLLDPSPVLGLDKCLKENFLQSPFLWDVPDRLGGTLALKFDALNGEGELLWGHTTKTMCIGYMSTESDRPKCIISYLPQKVEPGQKAVVSGQSFKLSMQPCPVQWEVKAESGCNGSLLE
- the LOC118276174 gene encoding girdin, which gives rise to MARMAASGSEIDDFLNGPLVSWLKSCLPSPDVVTEYSSLFNGDILHQVYLQIDPEPSCHITKLAGLEDQALILGRVKNFDAIIKNVKSLYEEELGMTLLVVPECICLGKAPETREGLETMKLLILLLLGAAVQCPNKELFITRIKELNVDLQHNIVECIKQVTDMQTVVLTPDAIDLFQSPTMFNHMRRLAKERDHYLQNWASLVLHEGLCENDNENKNGKNRSTQNVNQNNGDSQHLAVELADWKARLRKQRQELEEKSEQLSECREELEHTKLVLAKLRSDSQEWFNEARKSAGYRDEVDALREKAERCDRLEQEIQRYRDRLADAEYYKTRVTELREDNKALMETRDALEEQLQRARKRAEQCLTLEAAMIKLKREANDIALERDADQQKIQELIEENNHLQYITKSVLSESNNSNLDTDNEGESTLESGENSLSEQLTSNAQARALKLELENKRLLSTIDSLREQTLLESSDKVLELEKEKKRLTLKCEQLQENCNRLMQQNSELEEVFRNALEENRKLQDSFDSQKTFIDRQAIDRDSEKNKLQDFEKHLESITKDKQRIQMLCDSIQRRADELEKSLDARTKELNILKPEADKVTGLIILTEELKTKLTYSERDTHNLQREVNKLREAVEEKDVSLDKLTTEIELKKKELERLTRELEISHTLTSKLQDLEQKTQELKSQKKVDSETIQTLQKDLISEKVNFDKLRNCMDKLGINATDILSRDVSIEDLLEKVITNVDHEGLISEIAAKANLMKLVPCDCNHDNVNVNSNDDIVNPQIEQLTSDLATLQASLESSQAENAKLQVNIATLNSQNGSLISQQMTLQLANSQLAAEKEEIIKQLEVLKDKQDNLLRDQVALQTLHEQLNTEYETLLSEREPVKIAVRDLKLENRELKEKLAQYEKKVSDFEAERENLKIESRNLVNLRAEHSKLKDDFRNLFTASDRLKNEYRNMQEEYRNLRSEVTQLKLRNTEISGEVNTKVEIITSMELEINKTNQHCEMLIQMNKSLDADRRSLMDHVSQLLTQYHELLAHSLKDKQHYHEEEKMFADKVNALCRQKEKLEEKIMEHYKKLDNCTTKRRGFGASFVKRVRKAGTDLINKVPTRNNKRIEDASRSKSQLTLAGSESGESDPGSQELEKISKNSDQDQGSSNPSAESPRHSIDSSFTRRFDDKLLKKSDNIDMSGSIPSLDSTRLTSESNFVRRLSGTSIHSGGGDDALIRASLRRRPHKAVPPTHRNSFQGLEGDTGLPAASTPTPFGTAGTRRTVYVADEDASANLNTKPQSTPIKENPTYLVYNRISTVIGDGACQSMNDRPATDQHRSMSEHPRSAVEESLPERDDLRNDRRSINRNEKTDNSKESAIWYEYGCV
- the LOC126912933 gene encoding HIG1 domain family member 2A, mitochondrial-like, with amino-acid sequence MMSNEEPTDLDWVQLRKEMGAHQHVETTSEKFGRKFSENPFVPIGCFATAGALSYGLWSFRTGRKKMSQQMMRLRIVAQGFTITALVVGVMMTTGKSLTK